atatatataaattttaaattaatcatgttatataattacattacaatgtaagaggaaagaaaaaaaaaattaaacaactaaaaaatatatttaaataaaatggcATGATTTATCAAATGAACTAACAAAtgttagaacaaaaaaaaaaaaatctaacactATTTCCTCCTCACTACATTTTTactttaagaaatatatatatctaataaagagagaaaccaaataaaaaaaaaaatgcaagtaaTAGGTAGTAGTGAGGAGGTAGGCGAAGTCGCACTTTAGCATGCCGCGGTGCTGGCGTATTTTTCGATAGTTGATTCTGTTTCATCTGAAGATATAAATAtgtattcttttttatattatatttttaattctataACTCGCCAATCAACCAAAACTTCGACTGCACCCTCCGTAAGCCGGGTTCTACAAtcacatagtttttttttttttccatatgcattgttagtaAATTACGTGCTATGGCAAAAAATACAGGATCGATATGTATTTTCATGTCTTCCTCTTATTTGATTCTTCTTCagtgaaaaaatttgaaaaatcgaTTTGCAAGTAAAACTAAAGTTTTACTACTGCTACTACTGTTGTTTTACAACTATGAAAAATACAGTATATTACTATCAGAAGCAGCTGTATAAATACTATACATTTTATAtaaagaattatttattttttgaaaaatatttttcccacttgaataatttgttgaattaattttttaaaattcattgtATTTTGTAATAACAATTTCTactctatttaatttaattttaagatttattGCAGAGGCCAAAAGAGTTACAATAGAAATTTCTTTGCAATATTTCTTatatttggattttaaaaataatttaagctTAAACTGAAAGAATTTCTATATTTGGCAAAATTACTactcataaataaaatttaattaagaaaaatgacATAAAGTAGGATAATACACATTTGATAAAAGTTTGCTTAACTCATAAATTGGTTGAAAAAAAAGCCATAAGAATTTAGCCAATATCCTACTCTTTATTAGTTCtgtaattatattatatttttttattgtaaaaaatagataaaatattccTGTACGCATAACAATATTATAacaatttttacaaaatattattgtACTCAATTATTTCGCCAATAtctaattcttatttttttagggCAATAACTATGAATAAGCATGATacaatgtttttgttttttttatttgtggactaattataatataatgtaCATGTAAGGAATAAGCCCCTTCAGGCTTAAAAGCTTATGATAtttaaaagggttaatttcgtacagatctctataaatatagtgaattgctaAAACATTTCTACAAAGTTCACCTTTCATATGTTGTGCCTACAACAtttctgatgttttcaaatatgttcctaccgttagaattcattagaaaaaattagttaaccgtagataaaatacttaaccatatTTAGTTAATGATCggaattgatatttttacccctcttcaaTTTATAGCtggaatttttgaataaatatatttgtgatggcaaaaatattattttatttatgaaataaatGGTATTTTAAAGGTAATAAATCAGacgaatatatttaaaaatgttaaaattttggatggagattatcttttttctctctcctcttccatTTCCCAGATCccttctcactctctttctctcctccccAACCCCACacctaggggtgtaaaacgggccgggcggcacgtgggccgcccggcccggcacggctgcgggccgggccgtggcccggcacggccacTGTAGCACCCCCCACCGGCCGGCCGGGCCCGGCAGGCACTTAGGGCCGTGGCTGGGCCTCACATTTGAGCCcgacggcccggcacggcacggcctgAAACggcctgggccgtgccgggcggAGGGGAGGCccgtggcccggcacggcacggcccgcttTGGCGGTGCCAGCCGGGCCAGCACGCCCGGAACCCAGGCCCAAGGCAACTTTGCTGGCCTGGGGTTGCTCTCCTCGGGTGGAGGGCCAAGCCTCCACCCGAGAGAGTCCTCCAAGGTCTGCGCAAGACCTTGGGAAGAGTGATTTTGTGTCCAATGGACCCAATAGAAATTATGGTCCATTGAACGCAAAACccttctcaaatttttttttttcaaaaaaagaatacaaaaatatattaaataaatttaaatatttattttttgtaattatttttataaattttaaattttttaatcaaaatatcagtttatataaatataatttattgtttatatttttttaaattatatgtacattttttaaaaaataaagaaagggaCCGGCCCggagcacggcccggcccggcacggcccgtgccttccgggcccaggggccgtgctgggccggatGGTAGGGAGttccggcccggcacggcccggcccggatttagccacgggccgggccgggccactCTCCAGCCCGGTTTGGCCCGGAAAATGtgggcacggcccacattacaccccttgGCCacacctctatctctctctttctctctctgagACCCCTCCCTAGTAGCACTAGcaccctctctcctctctccccacCAACACACACATGCACgcacactcactctctctctctctctctctctctctctccacccacactctctctctcttcaatatttaataataattaatttttattataatattaataaaaaattatttattaataataataaatagtattattaactaaattatatattttttattattactactattattattgctagtacttaatttgactatatatatatatatatatatgacattaTTAAACATCCGATAAAAATACacattcaaaatataatatgatttatacattacataaaaataaaaattatataactatACATTAGATATGATATAAAGTTGATTGTATTTGACATATGACTTGACTACACATTTgatatgatataaaatttatatgaatatatattatataaaaataaaagtgatataACTACACATTAGATATGATATAAAGTTGACTATACTTGATATAAAATTTGACTTGACTACACACTGGATTTAATTATAGAACTGATATGACTATATTTGATATAAAGttgattattttgaaataacattTGACTTGACTACACATTTGACGTGAAATAAGAATAATACGATTATATATTACgcaaaaataaaagtgatataACTATGCATTAGATATGATATAAAGTTGATTATacttgatataaaatttaacttgactacatattagatttaattataGAACTAACATGACTATATTTGATATAAAGTtggttattttgaaataacattTGACTTGACTACACATTTGATATGAAATAAGAATAATACAACTATAATAAAAGTGATATGACTATATATTagatatgatataaaattaattatacttGATATAAAATTTGACTTGACTATACACTTAATTTTATCATAGAACTGACGTGACTATATTGCATTAAAGTTGACTACACTTGATATAAAATTCGACTTGACTACACAATTGACAAGATTGTAGAACTGATATGACTATACATTCATAAAACTTTAGAAATACTATGAGTATaacttacaaatttttattttaacaatcataaaaaaaatatcaatcataattcaaaacaaaattcaaaagtttcaaatacattagaaatgagagtactaacttacttgtattttgaactttttttgtaaatatattattttttaagaatatttttttaaaatataaatgatttttgaggcggatcatggcggggcggattcaggacgggtcaaaatttctcctgtttcctgccccgaatccgtcttggatcgtaaaatttatcccgttttctgccccgaatccgtttattttctcccatttattgccccgtcggggcggatcggggcaggagctccaccaacccggatccgtctGCATCCTATGtgggtggggagagagagagtgtgtgtacGTGCATGTgtggggagagaggagagaggagagagggtgCTGCTAGGGAGGGGTCtcaggaagagaaagagagagatagaggtgtGGGgttggggaggagagagaaagagagtgagaaggGATCTTGGAAAAtcggagaggagagagaaaatgataATCTCCACCCACTTAACATATATTAAAggtattaatttatcttttttttttctaatctataaaaataagactagattatgaatattttttaaaatgaggctagatagaaaatttttatttccaaaGAGACTAGACAAGAAAATAGATCCAAATCCTTGGGGTTGGAGAAAGCCGTTAGCTCCTGctactaaggcttagtttggtattgaaatctatctgacgctattagatagaatatagttgagaaaaagcatataagGATTCTCTAATGAGATCGtggaaaatatatcgtaaccgactaacggaatatgcggaacgtaatattacgtacggaaacaaacatggtatttttctatcgtcgtttctcaccgcacgtaacgtaaTCATCctacaatcccaaacgaagcctaaatagGAGAGTGGGAGCCAGGCCTAAAACCAATGGCTTTTTAAAAATCATAGCCCTTAAGCCTAAAGGGGCTTATTCCTACCTAGGCAGTTTCGAGCTACTGGCCTATCTCTCGACCGGGCACGGCCTCTACCCGATTCAGTTCCTGAGGTTAGAACTAGTACGGCCCTACGAGCCGGGCCGGATAGGCCAGACGCGGATGCTACAGTATTCACGCCAGGCAACAGCCCGGCCTGGAGTACTGGACTGCTGGCCCTTTTTTTCGTTCGGTGTTCTTtttttcgtttggttcgggaataagtAAGAGCTGCCTATTATAGAAATAGatataagttcaggtataagtctCGAATAAACTAATTTTACGTTcgaatgaaaattgagttgttttttaaaataaaaaaatagcgtttgaatagataggatgaaataaaaaaaatagtggatagttataaatagaaaataatgatattgctccctatattatatttgaatttaaaattttaaatattatatttaaatttttaaatttaaatatataacttctagattttaaaaattcaaaatttagatttaaatttttaaatctcaaattcgaaaattcaaagttctaaattttaaattttaaatttaagattaaatctaaatttaaaaatctaaaatatcaatttttaaatttaaaatatcattctgTTGCAGAAAAATTACTATAccataaaaaattacaataaaacaTATATACTATCCGAATATCGTATGAGTTGACtgtcatatattttttacgagCCCACTAAAACACGAAAAAGCATATTTGCACCCTAACTCGGTTGTCTACCAACACATTAAATGAGCCTTaataccccaaaaaaaaaaaaaatcctaactgATAAGTGAACGAAtatttcctctttctttttctttttctttttctttttttttttccaggagCTATAATTCTATAGACTATTTAGCTAACCCCATGCGGTGGGATTAAAGATTGGTTGAGTTGCTCGCTTTGATAACAATCAAAGTCggtgaaaaaaatttagaaacaaaCCATTCCTTTTGGTTACAAATGAACTGCAAGCAACTTTGTATCTTCTTCTATTGCAAAGTATTCCTTTCAGTTATAAATGAAGTACATGGTTCTTTAATGAGGATCTACTTGGGAATCTCACTATATACGTTACATAAAAAGAGCATGAGAATATACATGGGAATCTATCTAACTATATGCATTACATAAAAAGAGCATGTTTGTAGCACCAAAGTTGAAGGGAAatgaaattattttcaatttactTTGTTGTTTGACTCCTTGTAAATTAAATTCGCCCATAACCCTACTGTCTAAAAGTGTTGTAATCCACTTCGCTTTAGGTAGTGGCGGCAAAATCCATTactaaagagaaaaaggtagaaTAAATTAATACATGAACTTTAGTTTTATTGAGAGTCATTTTTCacctaaaaaatatttacaggcACATAAACAAGAGGTAATAAAAGACCCAttctttgcatttttcttttccagTAACTGATTCTGGAAGTAGGCATACAACAAAAGAAGATCAAAAGAATAAGCCATTTGTCTGTGAAGAAACATAAACAACAACAACCAATCTGACAAGCCAGTTGATTGTCACTCTTGTATAAGATGTTCGACATCTCCGAGCTGCAATTCACCCTTCTGCCACTCTCTTCCGCCTTGAAACATCAACTCAATCTGTTCCAAGGTTTTCCCTTTGGTTTCGGGAACACAAACGTAGACGAACACTACCGATACAACAGACACTGCagaaaagatgaagaaaacGCCGGCAACGGATATAACGCGGGCCACAGAAAGGAACGACATCGAAACCAAGCCGCTGCTCACTCTCCCTCCAACTTGGCCAAGCGCAGAGGCCTGAGCTCGCAATCTGAGAGGGAATATTTCCGAAGAGAGAACCCAACATATTGGCCCCATGCCGACCGAAAAGAATGCCACATTACCGCATACAGCCAGAATTGCTAGATCAATCCCAATTTTCGGAGAAACCAATCCCAATCCGTGTTTTTGTAAAGTGAGCGCAGTACCTAACATAAATAAGCATATAGTCATCCCAACTGTGCTGATATACAGTAAGGGCTTTCGCCCAACTCTATCGATGAGAAAAATTGCGACCAAGATGAACATAGTCTTCGTGAAACCAACAGCAACTGTTGCCGCGAGAATCTCTTTATCAGATTTAATCCCTGCATTGCTGAATATTGTAGGGGAATAATACACAGTGGCATCAATTCCAGTTATCTGTTGGAAAATTTGGATTCCACATCCAGCGGCCAACATTCGAGCAACTGCAGGAGAAGGGCTCAATAGCTCCCTCCACACAGCCTTTTCCTCACTTCCTTTTGCTGCGTGTAAAACCCCAGCAGCTTCTTCAATCTCAACAAGTCTTTCTTCGACTTCCGCTTCATTCTCACTAATCGCTAACAAAACCGACCGGGCTTCTTTGACTCTCTTTTGCATTACTAGCCACCTTGGCGACTCGGGTATCACAAATAGAGCGAAACCAATAAATACTGACGGAAGGATCCCGACGCCTAACATTATCCTCCAATTTATATGTTCTGAGAGACCAGAGAAAGCATAATTTGATACGTAGCCGAGAAGGATACCGAGATTTATACAAATTTCAGGGAGGGAAGTGAGAGTTCCCCGAGAAATCGCAGGGGAAATCTCCGCGATGTATACAGCAGAGATCATTGCGCCGAAACCGATGCCAATTCCAGCTAAAAGCCGGCCTATTAACAGTATTTGGAAGGAGGGAGCGAAGGTCATAATAGCGGCGCCAGCTTGAAAGACGACGGCGCCCAAGCCCATAGTCCATTTCCGGCCGATAGCGTCGGAGGTTCGCCCTCCTGATAAGCTACCCAAGAGCGAGACGATGCTCAAGCAACCGACCAGCACTTCCTCTTCGAATTCTGTTATGTGGAGATCCTTCTGAATGTAGATTATAGCTCCACTCATAACACCCAcatctagaaaaaaaataaataaagagcaAAACAAAACCAATTAATGGATCTTCCAAGGGCGAACAGTTATGATACTGTAACTAAATACATGCCACATAACAAAAATTTCTAAAACAAGAGTATA
This genomic window from Ananas comosus cultivar F153 linkage group 3, ASM154086v1, whole genome shotgun sequence contains:
- the LOC109708225 gene encoding probable polyol transporter 4, yielding MGLVDLKSSEKGIDGKMGFGGKKGTKYRRMDSEEEGEEGIHHLGERRREKGNSRKYVYVCALFASLNSILLGYDVGVMSGAIIYIQKDLHITEFEEEVLVGCLSIVSLLGSLSGGRTSDAIGRKWTMGLGAVVFQAGAAIMTFAPSFQILLIGRLLAGIGIGFGAMISAVYIAEISPAISRGTLTSLPEICINLGILLGYVSNYAFSGLSEHINWRIMLGVGILPSVFIGFALFVIPESPRWLVMQKRVKEARSVLLAISENEAEVEERLVEIEEAAGVLHAAKGSEEKAVWRELLSPSPAVARMLAAGCGIQIFQQITGIDATVYYSPTIFSNAGIKSDKEILAATVAVGFTKTMFILVAIFLIDRVGRKPLLYISTVGMTICLFMLGTALTLQKHGLGLVSPKIGIDLAILAVCGNVAFFSVGMGPICWVLSSEIFPLRLRAQASALGQVGGRVSSGLVSMSFLSVARVISVAGVFFIFSAVSVVSVVFVYVCVPETKGKTLEQIELMFQGGREWQKGELQLGDVEHLIQE